GACGATACGATCGGCCATGCAAGCAAGCGGGCGATGACGCGCCCGGGTGAACGGGCGAGCGAGCAGGAGCTCGCGGAGTATCGCCGGGCGACGGGTGCGCCGGAGGCCTCGGACGGGTATGCATTCCTTTCCGAAGGACTGCCGGAGGGGGCGACGCGGGACGAGCTGATGGCGGGCAAGGTGGAGTCGCTGCTTCACAAGCACCATGCGCCGCGGGAGCTGGCGGGCGAGCTGGCATCGCTATACATGGAAGCGGTGGGCGGCATGCAGCAGCGGGGCGCGCAGGTGATGGAGGCGCGGATCGCGGAGCGGGAGGCGGGCACGACGGAACTACTACGGGAGCAGTACGGTGAGGACTTCGAGCGGATGAATGCGGCGACGAAGGAATTCCTGGCATCGCACGATGTGGACGTGTCGGACCCGCTGATGCGGTATGCGTTGCTGCATCCGCAGCTGGCGCGGATCGTGAATGAGGCGCGGCTGGCGGGGAAAGAGCGTGGCCTGCCGGGTGTGGGCCGCGGGATTTTCAGCGGGAGCGGATCGCCGCGGGAGCAGGCGCAGAAGATCATGCGGGAGGATCCGCAGTGGCGGAAGAATCCGGCGAAGTTCGAGCGGGTGCGGGAGTTGTATGCGAGGGGGTGAAGGGGAAGGAGCGGGTGGCGCAAGAATCTGCGCTCCCGGGAAAGCGCGCTGGCACTTCTGCGCCCGCTTGTATTAACTTCGCCGCCATGAAGTGGCGATGGTACCGGTCTCTGATCTTCTGGGCGGGCTTGCTGGTGATGGGATTCCTCACCTGGGCCTGGTGGGATTCTTGCCGGATGTTTACCGGGATGGCCAAGAGGGACTGGGCGGTCTCCAACAGGGATGCGGGCGTGCTCGTCACGATGAAGGGTCCTGAGGCGAGCCCGAGGCTGATGACGGACCGGGTGCACGGGAGATCGATGCATGGGGCTCTGGATTTCCCCCTCCCCTTCATCTTGCGGGGCGGGGTCGCCATGGAAGCGAGCGATCCATCGGTGCCGGCAAAGGCGGGCAAGGACCGCCAAGCGATGAAGAGGCACTGGCAGAGGACGATGGCCGTGATGCCGCGCGGGATGGTGGCTTGCTTCGTGCCGTATTGGCTGATGATGGCGGTGGTGATGGTGGTCTGGCTGGGCTTGCTGAAGTGGAGGGCTGGAAGATCGGCCCGGAGAGCTTGATGCTAGCTTCCGCTGCGGATGACGTGTTAGGACGATGCGGTGAAGTGGCGGTGGTATCGTTCCCTGATCCTGTGGGCGGGCCTGCTGGTGATGGGATTCATCAGCTGGGCTTGGTGGGATTCGTGCCATAGCTCCTCGGAGGCGATGAAGAACGAGTGGTATGTGGGAAGCCATGAGTCCGGGATCACCTTCGGCCGGTCCGGGGGCACGAGGAGATCGGCCTTGGAATGGACGCGGTATGGATCGCCCGCACGCTACCACGCGCTCCATCCATCGCTGCCCTTTGTCGGCCGCGGACGGGAGGACGATTCCCACGAGGCCTCCATGGCGGCCCGGGATGCGCCGGACCGGAAGACCTACTATCACTACCGGTGGGCGGGAATGTCGAAGGAGACGGTGTGGCTTTATATCCCGTACTGGCTGATCATGGCGGTGGCAGGCGCGGCATGGGTGCTGTGCCTGGCGTGGCGATGGCGAAGTGCCACTGCCGATGCAGGATCAAGTGCGAAGGATCCCGCCGAACAGATGTAGCGCTTCGCGTGCAGCTTGTATTAACCTCGCATCGTGAAGTGGCGGTGGCATCGGTCCCTGATTTTCTGGTCCGGCTTGCTGGTGATGGGATTCATCAACTGGGCGTGGTGGGATTCGTGCCGGATGATCACGGGGATCGGCGGACATGGCTGGACGATGGCGAGCGCGGATGCGGGACTGCTGGTTTCAAAGGTCGATCCTCTGGAAGCTCCGGGCTTCGGGGCGAATCGAGAGAAGAGCGAGTCGCTGACCAAGGCGTGGGACTTGTCGCTGCCTTTCATCGTGGAAGGCGGCGGTGCCGAGCCGATGAAGCAGCCGGCATGGGTGGAGGAGCCGCGGGGCCCGGGCCAAAGCCTGGAGTCGAGGTGGGAAGAGATCATGGCGATCGCCCCGGCAGGAATGATGACGGCGTATGTGCCGTATTGGCTGGTGATGATCTCCGTGGCCCTGCTGTGGCTTTCCGGGCTCGCATGGCGGTGGAAGAGCGCGCTGCGTGACACGCGGTGATTCCCGGGAGCGCGGAGGCTCCGCCCCGCAGAGTGGTTCTTTGATGTCCCTGCCAGGGACAAGGGATGGATGAGCTGTAGAACGCCGCTTTGAAAATCCTCACAGGTCGCAGCGGATTGGCCGGGAAACACGAGATAACGGAGATGTCCAAGAACTGCATTTGCGGGGCAGAGCCTCCGCGCTCCCGGGGATGCCCGCTGCGTGATGTGCCTGCCAGGGATGAGGGATGGATGAGCTGTAGAACGTCGCTTTGAAAATCCTCGCAGGTCGCAGCGGATTGGCCGGGAGACAGGAGAGAACGGAGATGTCCAAGAACTGCTTCTGCGGGGCAGAGCCTCCGCGCTCCCGGGGATGCCCGCTGCGTGATGTCCCTGCTAGGGATGAGGGATGGAGGAGCTGTAGAATGCCGCCTTGAAAATCCTCGCAGGTCGCAGCGGATTGGCCAGGAGACACGAGAGAACGGAGATGTCCAAGAACTGCTTCTGCGGGGCGGAGCCTCCGCGCTCGCGGGGAAATGGCGTGCGCAGATGAATGATGGGAGGGGGCATCTTGCATGATGACGGGGAACTCGCGACTGCGAGCCGGGGCTGCCGATGACTGGTTCTTAGCATCTATCACGAGATGAGTCGATGCGGCACGCGCCCTGCAAAAGAGTGCGGCATGATCAATAGCGACGAACAGATCCAGACGGGAACGGTGCCAAACGAACATCCGGAGGCGAAGGATCATGGCACCAGCCATGTGGTGCGGAAGGAAGGCCTGGGCGGTGCCGTGGGGACTTCCGTGGGAACGGTGACGGGCGCTGCGGCGGGTGCCGCGGTGGGTGCCTTCGCCGGCCCGGCAGGCATGGCCGTGGGTGCCTTGGTCGGCGCAGGCCTCGGGGCCGTCGGCGGAAAGCTGGCGGGCGATCCGGTGAATGATGAGCTGGAGAAGAAGGTAGATCCGGAAGGTCCGCGTGGTGAGTCCGGCTCCGGCGGTGGATCGAATGAGGTGTAGGAGCGGAGAGCCGAGAGCGAAGAGCTTGGAGCAAAGAGTTGGATGAAGGGCGGGGCGATCCCCTGCCCTTTTTCGTGTACGAGTGCGGAGGGCGGAGGCCGGTGATTTTGTTACTAGGTTGGCAGTAGAAGATGACCGGGGCATCGGGCAGGATGCGGATGTCGCTTGGACGATGGTGAACCCGTTGATCGGGCCCGGAGGATGGGTGGCGGATTTCCCGAGGGTCCGATGATGAGTCGGCATCCGGAGGCGACCCCGCGGGGCGGGTCAATCGCGGGAGTTCTCATTCACGCAATCAACGAACGATTCATTCCTTTTTACTTTTATGGCCTTTGACTCTTCCGTCCCGGACGGATTTCCGAACCAATATGATGACGAGTGGCGCATCGAAATGCAGCAGCTCGATAGCCGGCTGGCGCCGTATGTGGATACCTTTCCGCTGAATGCCGAGGGCAAGCGCTTCCAGCGCCTGCCGAAGGTGGCGGCCCGGCAGATCACCACGCGGCACGGCGACACCAATCCCGATGACATCGATGCGGAGTACCGCTGGTGCTATGTGAACTTCAAGGACAGCGCTCACATCCTGGACGAGCTGGAGGTGAAGCAGCTGGGCTCGGTGGGCTCCCCGCACGTGCAGATCATGAAGCTGCAGAAGGCGGCGGCGCGACGCGACCAGGACAAGACGCTGATCGATGGCATCCGCGGCACGGTGCAGTCCGGCAAGACCGGATCGACCCCGATCACCTTCGGCAGCGAGTGCGCGAGCATCGCGGTGAACTACGTGGACTCGGGCGGCGCGGTGAATTCGGGGATGACCTTCTCGAAGCTGCTGGAGGTATCGACGCGTTTCGGCCTGGCCGATGTGGGCGGGCAGGATGTGGAGAATACCTTCGCGGGCTGCGTGATCCTGACGCACCGCCAGATCAAGGACCTGCTGCGCGAGGAGAAGATGACGAGCGCGGACTACGGGCTGCAGCGTCTTCTCACCGGCCAGGTGGTGGGCTTCGCCGGGCTGGCGATCAAGGCGGTGACGCCGGACTTGCTGCCGCACAATCCGGCGACGGACGTGCGCTCCTGCTATGCCTTCGCCCGTGAGGCGGTGGCCTTTGGCATCGCGATGGACCCGTATGCGCGGGTGGATGTGCTGCCGCAGAAGTCGCACGCCGTGCAGCTGCGCAGCGTGTGGGGATGGGGTTGCACGCGCCTGGATGGCGACGGGGTGATCGAGATCCTCTGCGATGAGAGCCCGTGATGCGCGGAGGTAGCGAGTAGCGATGAGAATCTAACAACGACAATCTGACATTATGGCAAAGACTCTTCAATCGGTGCAGTATGCGGCGCAGCTGGCAGCGGCGCTGGATTTCAGCGACCGGATCAATGACAAGCGGCAGGTCTCCGGGGAGGTGCAGTATTCCTTCCTGGATGTGGCGCCGACGGTGGACAATGCGGCGACCGATGTGATCGACCTGCTGCGCCTGCCCGACGGGGCGATCGTGATTCCGGAGCTGAGCAAGGTGATCGTGACGGATGACATGTCGAGCGGTGCGGTGGCTTTCCACATCGGCGACGTGCTGGACGCGGACCGCTATGCGGTGGCGATCAACTGTGCCTCGGTGGGCACGGTGGAATTCCTCTCGGGGGTGCTGCCGGATGGCTACACGAACCGGCACAAGGTGGTGGATACCGGGGCGGCGGCGAGTTCGACGAACCTGGTGAAGCTGACGCTGGCGACGTATGGCGCGACGGTGGAGCCCGGGGCATTCCGCGTCTTGCTGGCGTGGAAGTCGCTCTGATGGGGAAGCTTGGCGGTTAGGTAGGGACAAGCGCCCCCGCTTGTCCGGAACTCACGGAGCGGGGCGCCTCGGATGATGCGTCCCCTCCCTGAAGCCACGACATAGAACGCGGAACCCGGGGTGAATGGAGAACAGAAGAAGCAACGCCGCATGGGCCGCTCCGAATTGGACTCCGGGTCCCGCGTTCTGTGGCGTGACGAACGATAGGTAAGGACGAGCGCCCCCGCTCGTCGGGAACGGTGGGGATAGTGACCGGAGACAGGGCGAGCACCTTCGCTTGCCGGGGATGTTGAGGGACGGCGGCGTGCCACCCTGGCTCCGGTCCAATCCGCCCGGGCGCGGAACGATTTTTTCTAACAAGCGACGATGAATACGAATACGGATCTGGCGAATCGGGCGCTGGCGCATATCGGGGAGATGAGGATCTCCGATATCGATGACGCGGAGAACAAGGCGGCTCGCGTTTGCAAGGGCTGCATCCAGCAGGTCATCGATGAAGTGCTGCGGGAGCACCGGTGGAATTGCGCGATCAAGCGGGTGGCGCTTTCCCAGCTGGCGCTTGCACCGGAGCACGGGTTTGCGCGGGCCTTCCAGCTGCCGGGGGATTTCCTGCGGCTGCTGGAGGTGAATGGCGAGCAGTTCGGCGAGTCGGACGAGTTCTTCGAGATCGAGGAAGGCGCGCGGTTGCTCACGAATGCGGACAAGGCGGAGATCCGCTATGTGCGGCGCATCCCGGTGGTGGAGTTTGACCCGCTGCTGGCGAAGGCGGTGAGCGCGGCACTGGCGGCGGAGATCTGCGTGCCGCTGAACTTGAACCTGCAGATGCAGGCGCAGCTCGAGGGACTGAAGGCGCGCGCGGTCAGCAAGGCGCAACGCATCGATGCGATCGAAGTCGGCAGCCGCGAGGTCAGGCCGATCGAGCGGCTGTTAGGCAATTCGCTGCTGATCCGTGCGCGCGGCGCGAGGCCGCGGAATCCCCTGCGCTACCAACTCCCATGAGCCGCCAGATCGAACGACGCATTTCCTTCAATGGCGGCGAGGTATCGCCATGGATCGAGCCGCGGATCGACCTGGAGAAATACCGGTCGAGCGCGCGGCGGATGGAGAATTTCCGCCCGGCCACGTACGGCGGTGCCTTCTCGCGGGCCGGCACCTTGTTCGTGGGACCGCAGCCGAATGCGGCGGAGGCGGCGCGGCTGGTGGCCTTCGAGTTCAGCGCATCCACCACGATGATGCTCGTTTTCACCGCGGGCGAGTTCACGGTTTACACCACGGGCGAGGTGCCATCCGTGCCGGTGGTGGACACGGGCGGCGTGGATGGCATCTGGTCGACCGGGAAATCCTACCCGCGCGGCACCTGGATCCAGCAGGTGGCGGAGGGCTTTCAAGGGATCTACTACTGCAATGAGGACCATGGTTCGGGGGCCTTCCCCGCGGATCTGACCGCAGGCAAATGGACGCTGACCTCGGCCTTCAAGCGGGCCACGCCGTATGCGGCGGCGGAGCTGCGCGAGCTGCAATTCCAGCAGATCAATGACCTGGTCTATGTGACTCATCCGAACCACGCGCCGCGGATCATTTCCCGCCATGCGAACAACAAGTGGACGATCGACAAGCTGGTCCAGGAATGGCCGGCGCTGCGGGACGAGAACATCACGAACACCAGCCTGCAAGCCAGCGCGGTGACCGGCAATGGCATCACGATCACCGCGAACGACGACATCTTCCAGCCGGGCCACGTCGGCAGCCGCTGGGTGATGAGGCACCGTCGCGCGAAGCCCTACGTGGTGAGAAGGATCAAGGATGCGGCGGCGAATGATACTTCCGAGGAGCTCTTCGTGTTGGGCGATTGGTCGCTCTCCGTGATCACCGCGGACAACATGGGAAACTGGGAAGTCGTCGGCGTGGTCGAGCGTTCGTATAACAAGATCACCTGGGAGACGGTGCGCAGCATGGCCGCGAGCCGCTCCGACCGCAGCGGGATCATCACCGGCACGGAAATCGATCCCTGCTGGATGCGGGTGAGGATCGACTCGATCGACGGGCCATCCTTGGCACCGCCGCACGGGAAGTTCACGCTGGAGGCGGTGGATCCGGATCACCACGGGATCTTCGAGGTCACGGGCTATAGCG
This portion of the Luteolibacter luteus genome encodes:
- a CDS encoding phage capsid protein, with product MAFDSSVPDGFPNQYDDEWRIEMQQLDSRLAPYVDTFPLNAEGKRFQRLPKVAARQITTRHGDTNPDDIDAEYRWCYVNFKDSAHILDELEVKQLGSVGSPHVQIMKLQKAAARRDQDKTLIDGIRGTVQSGKTGSTPITFGSECASIAVNYVDSGGAVNSGMTFSKLLEVSTRFGLADVGGQDVENTFAGCVILTHRQIKDLLREEKMTSADYGLQRLLTGQVVGFAGLAIKAVTPDLLPHNPATDVRSCYAFAREAVAFGIAMDPYARVDVLPQKSHAVQLRSVWGWGCTRLDGDGVIEILCDESP